A stretch of DNA from Dokdonia sp. PRO95:
AATGCACCATCACAACTAGCACCTAAAGAGATAAAAACAGATGCTTCAAAAAGTTATGTGAGATACGAACCTATAGGTGTTGTACTTGCCGTAATGCCGTGGAATTACCCATTCTGGCAAGTCTTTAGATTCATTGCTCCAGCTCTGATGGCAGGTAATATAGGTGTGTTAAAGCACGCGAGTAATGTTATGCAAAGTGCAGAAAATATTCAAAAAGTGTTTGAACGAGCAGGACTTCCTAAGGGGTGTTTTCAAAACATGGCCGTAGGCAGTGAGCGTATAGAAAATATCGTTCGAGATTCTCGTATTAAGGCAATAACACTTACTGGTAGTAAGCCAGCAGGAGCAGCGGTAGCAAGTACAGCAGCAAGCGAAATTAAAAAATCTGTCCTCGAGCTTGGAGGTAGTAATGCACTCGTAGTTTTTGACGATTGCAATTTTGAGGAGACGGTACAAACGTGTGTACAAGCGCGTTTTCAAAATACAGGGCAGAGCTGTATCGCTGGTAAAAGACTCATCATCCATGAAGGTATTAAAGACAAGTTTTTAGATGCTTTCGCGAAAGCGGTGACAGAATTAAAATCTGGTGACCCTATGGATGAAGATACCTATATTGGAGTAATGGCTCGTGAAGACCTTGCCGAAGAGTTAGAAGACCAACTAAATAAATCAATTGCCGAAGGAGCAAAAATATTAATAGGTGGGCACAGACAGAAGGCTTATTTTGAGCCAACGATAGTTACAGGAGTGACACCAGAGATGACAATATTTAAAGAAGAAACCTTTGGGCCTGTAATAGGAGTCACCGCATTTAAAACTGACGAAGAAGCGTTGAATCTAGTAAATCAATCTGATTTTGGTTTAGGCGTATCTATTTTTACAGAGAGTGAAGAACGCATGGAGACCTTAATACCGCAGTTTGAAGATGGTGCTGTATTTGTAAATGATATGGTCAAGAGTAACCCTAACCTTCCTTTTGGAGGTACAAAAATTTCGGGATACGGTCGCGAACTCTCCATAGATGGTATTCAAGAGTTTGTAAATAAAAAGACGGTATATATTAAATAATAGCCCGCTTTCGCGAAAGCGTAAAACATAAATAGCCGATTCATAATTTTATGAATCGGCTATTTTATTTTAAATAATGTACAATGAATTGTATAGATACATGAACGTTTTAAAGGTTTTATGGATGAGTTTATATATTTCTTGGTTTTAAAGTTGACAAAAGGAATCTAAATGGATTATATAAATAAGAGAGTTTAGCAAGGTGTGCTTTAACGGTGAAACACACGCTACTCAACTTATGGGATTTTTTTAAAAAGATAGATTTATAGTCGAAATGAAACGAAGTGGATAATTTAACTTTATCTCATTCAAGAGCTCTTTATCATCAGTAATCTTATATTAGCTAAACTTATGATACTTTTAAAGTAACACAATCAATACAAGAGATGCTGTGTTCATTATAACACTTCTAAGGAATGATGTTCGTCCTTTATTACATGGACGATCGAGTAAATACCGTATGTTAATGAAGAATGTATACATAGTTATGGGCGTTTCCGGTTGCGGAAAAAGCACCATTGGTAAGATGTTATCTAAGCAATTACGAGTTCCTTTTTATGATGCAGATGATTTTCATCCCCAAGTTAATGTAGATAAAATGGCATCTGGCATACCCTTACAAGATGAGGATAGATGGCCGTGGCTCGACAGTCTGGCTGGAGAGATACAGCAGTGGTCAAGTGATCAAGGAGCGGTTCTTGCTTGCTCAGCACTCAAGGAGATTTATAGGGAACGCCTATTTTCTCAATCTGCTTTTGAAAAAGCAAAACAAAACTTTATCTATCTTGATGCAAACTTTGAAGCACTGAGTAAACGGCTTGCTTCTAGGAAGAATCATTTTTTTAACCCTTCGTTATTACAGTCTCAGTTTGATACACTAGAAGTACCACAATATGGTATTCATGTGGCAGCTACTTTAGCAAAAGAAGACATCATAAAAAGAATACAACAAATTATAGAACAATAGGTTTATGGATTATCAACTACTACTAGCAGTAATTGCTGGGATTTCGGTCTTACTTCTTTTAATCCTTAGGCTCAAAATTCAGGCGTTTCTAGCATTGCTTATTACTTGTATTGTAGTGGGTGTAATTGCTGGCATGGAGCCGAAATCTATTCTCGATTCTGTAAAGAACGGAATGGGGGGAACCTTAGGTTTTGTAGCCACGGTAGTTGGGCTCGGAGCTTTATTTGGCGCTATTTTAGAACGATCAGGTGGAGCACAGCGACTAGCAGAATCCCTACTTAAGAAATTTGGAATAGATAAATCTCCTTGGGCAATAATGCTCACGGGATTTTTTGTCGCTATTCCCGTATTTTTTGATGTAGCATTTATCATTTTAATACCTATCGTTTACGCATTACAGAAGAAAACGGGAAAGTCGCTACTTCTATATGCTATCCCGCTGCTTGCGGGACTAGCAATCACGCATACCTTTATACCACCCACACCAGGACCTATTGCTGTAGCCGAAATTTTAGGAGCCGATCTTGGCTATGTTATAATATTTGGATTTTTAGCTGGTTTACCTGCGGCTGTTATTGCTGGGCCATTACTTGCACGGTATTTATCAAAAAGGATGGACATCACATCTCCAGAAGATATGGTAACCGAAATGGAAGTACCAGCAAATGCACCAAGTGCCGGAACTATTCTGTTAATAATCGCGATTCCTATTTTCTTAATCGTGTGTAATACCGTACTTAACAGTCCGCTATTTGAGGAAGGAGCTTTACCTAGTTGGCTCATTTTTGGAGCAGATTTACTTGGTCATCCATTTGTAGCGCTTATCATTGCAAATGTAGTTGCTTGGTACTTCTTAGGGATTAGAAAAGGATTTACTAAGGATGAGCTTCTTGATATTTCTACAAAATCTCTCTATCCAGCAGGAGTTATTATTTTACTAACAGGTGCTGGTGGAGCTTTTAAACAAATATTAATAGATACCGGTGCAGGCACAATGATTGCCGAAAGTTTAAGTGGCGACTTCTTTCCTCCTGTGGTTTTTGGTTTTCTAGTTGCAGCTATTGTAAGAGTGTTACAAGGTAGCGCAACGGTTGCTATGATTACAGCTGCTGGAATAACAGCTCCGTTGTTAGGACTAACGGAAACTAGCGCGCCACAGCTAGCAGTGCTTGTGATTGCAATAGCATCAGGAGCAAGTATATTTTCTCATGTAAATGACAGTGGCTTCTGGCTTGTAAAGCAATACCTAGGTCTCACAGAGAAAGAAACATTTAAGTCATGGACAGTCATGACCTCCCTTATCGCAATTGTAGGACTTATTGTCTCTACAATACTTTGGTTTATAGTATAGTTGAGATTTTCCTGATACATCAAAAAAAAGGGATAAGCACAATGCTTATCCCTTTTGTAATTTTATAACACTTTCGCGAAAGCGAACTACTATATTCCCGTATAATTTTGAGGAGTAATTGCTTTTAATTCTTTCTTAATTGCCGCGCTTACCTCAAGTGTATCTACAAACTCAGCCATAGACTTCTTTGTAATCTTACTATTTACCCTCGTAAGTGCTTTGAGCGCTTCGTAAGGATTAGGATATCCTTCTCTTCTTAAAATAGTCTGGATAGCCTCAGCTACTACAGCCCAGTTATTTTCTAAGTCGGCAGCGATTTTTTCTTCGTTTATTAATAGTTTGTTCAATCCTTTTACGGTAGAACGTAATCCTATTAATGTATGTCCTAATGGAACACCTATGTTTCTTAATACTGTACTATCCGTAAGATCTCTTTGTAGTCTTGAGATAGGTAGCTTTGCAGAAAGGTGCTCAAAAATAGCGTTTGCAATACCTAAGTTTCCTTCACTGTTTTCAAAGTCAATTGGGTTCACTTTATGTGGCATTGCACTAGAACCTACTTCTCCAGCTTTAATTTTCTGCTTGAAGTAATCCATAGACACATAGGTCCAGAAATCACGATCAAGATCAATTAAAATGGTATTAATACGTTTAAGTCCATCAAATAATGCCGCCATGTGATCATAGTGCTCTATTTGTGTAGTAGGGAAGGAGTGGTGCATTTTAAGCGTGTCATGTACAAATGATTTACCAAATGCTCTCCAGTCTATAGATGGGTATGCTACTTTATGTGCGTTGAAGTTTCCTGTAGCACCACCAAATTTTGCAGCACTAGGAATATCATTTAATAGATTAAGTTGCTCCTCTATACGAACCACAAAAACCTCAATCTCTTTTCCTAGTCGAGTAGGAGAAGCTGGTTGTCCATGTGTACGAGCTAGTAAAGGAACGTTTGCCCACTCATCTACAAGTTGTTTAAGGTGATCTACAACCTCCAATAGTTCTGGAATATATACTTGATTCATCGCGTCTTTAAGAGACATCGGGATCGCAGTATTATTAATATCTTGAGACGTTAATCCAAAGTGGATAAACTCTTTATATGATGCAAGATCGAGTGCGTCAAATTTTTCTTTGATAAAGTATTCTACCGCTTTTACATCGTGGTTTGTTACTTTCTCAATGTCTTTTATTGCCTGCGCATCTTCTGTAGTGAAGTCTTGGTAAATTTCGCGCAAAGCGGTAAAAACACTTTTATCTACATCCTCAAGTTGTGGGAGTGGTAACTCACATAGAGCGATAAAATATTCTACTTCTACTTTTACTCTGTATTTGATAAGTGCGGCTTCAGAAAAGAAAGGAGCTAAAGTTTCTGTTTTTGAAGCATAACGACCATCAATAGGTGAGATGGCTTGAAGTGGTGACAACGACATTTGTTGTGATTTTAGTTAAGGGACAAATATATATAGAAGACTTCGTCTATCCGAATTCTAATGCAAAAATCGACAGATTATAATAGGCCTCTTGCTTTAATTTCTAGATATTTATTAATAGTACTTACCGTGAGATCATCTGGCTTGGTTAATATGGTTTGAATACCGTATTGTTCAAGTCGTGCAACCATTACTTTTTTATCAAGATCTGCTTTTTGGGCAATCGTTTTATGATACACCTCTGGAAGTGTTTCGGCAGGTGTTGCAATAAGCTGATCGAGTTCCGTGTTTTGGAAAAAGATAACTACCAAGACATGTTTTCGCGAAAGCGCTTTTAAATAAGGCAACTGTCTTTCAAGCGCAGTTAGGTGCTCAAAATTTGTATACAATAGTAGTAAGCTGCGCTGTGTGATTTTACGTTTTACTTGGTTGTATAACGCACCATAATCACTGTCTAAAAACTTAGTGTCAATATTGTAAAGCACCTCTAGAATAGTCTGCAGGTGCGTTTTCTTACTACTCGCAGGAAGGTGATTTTTAATAGTCTCTGCAAAGGTGAGCATGCCCACTTTGTCTTTTTTCTTTAGAGCAATATTTGAAAATGCAAGCGTACTGTTAATCGCATAATCTAATAGCGTCAGGCCTTTAAAAGGCATCTTCATCACGCGGCTAGCATCTATGAGCGCATATACAGGTTGCGACTTCTCGTCTTGAAACTGATTTACCATAAGGCTCGCACGCTTTGCCGTTGCTTTCCAGTTAATAGTACGTGCATCATCACCAGGGACGTAGTCTTTAATTTGCTCAAACTCCATCGTGTGTCCCAGGCGGCGTATTTTTTTCATGCCGTGCATAGTAAGTCTATTATCTAGGGCAAGAAATGCATACTTTTTCATCTGGATAAAAGATGGGTACACCTTTACCATCTGATCTTTTTCAAAGCGGTAGCGACGTTTTACAAGTTTGAGCTTTGTGCTCACGTACACATTGAGATGCCCAAAGGTGTACTCACCACGCTCTGTAGGACGCAAAGAATATACAAATGACCTTGTTTCTCGTGCTGGTATCTCAATTACTTTACTAAAATCACGTTTTTGAAACTGCTCTGGTATTTCGTCTATAATATCAAGCGTAACTGCAAATGGGTATTTATTCTCAAGAACTACAGGAAGCTCGTTTGCATCACTGTTTGAGAATTTTTCTGGAAGCTCTCTTACACCTCTAATTTTTCCGCTTGCGCGAAAAAGAACTAATGCATCCACAAAAAATGCGAGTACCAGTACTAGTAGTAAGATATTAGTAATTCCAAAAAGGCTATTAAACCAATAGGAAATTAAATAAAGCACACCTATAAATGCCAGCGCATAGAATAAACGCTGGTGAACAAAAAAACCTTTTATAAATTTTATAATAGCCACTCTTAACGTGGTATTTCTACAGATTGAACAATCATGTCGATGACTTGCTCTGTGGTCATTCCTTCCATTTCACGCTCTGGAGCGAGTATAAGGCGGTGACGCATTACTGGTATAACCGCACGTTTTACATCTTCTGGAATTACAAAATCTCTACCTGCAATGGCAGCAAATGCTTTTGAAGCATTCATAATTGCTAGTGAGGCACGAGGAGATCCTCCAAGGTATAAATGTGGGTGCGTTCTAGATTTTACAACAATCTCTGCAACGTAGTTTAAAATTTTCTCTTCTATAAGTACTTCTTGCGTTTGCTTTCTAAAATCTGCTAGTTTTACAGGATTAAGTACGGCCTCAATACCTTTTTGTGGGGCACCACCTTTACGGTCATGATGGTTCTGCAGTATAGCAACTTCTTGTTCTAGCGTAGGGTAATCTACTTTGATTTTAAATAGAAAACGGTCTAGTTGTGCCTCTGGTAGTGCATA
This window harbors:
- a CDS encoding gluconokinase, with translation MKNVYIVMGVSGCGKSTIGKMLSKQLRVPFYDADDFHPQVNVDKMASGIPLQDEDRWPWLDSLAGEIQQWSSDQGAVLACSALKEIYRERLFSQSAFEKAKQNFIYLDANFEALSKRLASRKNHFFNPSLLQSQFDTLEVPQYGIHVAATLAKEDIIKRIQQIIEQ
- the purB gene encoding adenylosuccinate lyase, with translation MSLSPLQAISPIDGRYASKTETLAPFFSEAALIKYRVKVEVEYFIALCELPLPQLEDVDKSVFTALREIYQDFTTEDAQAIKDIEKVTNHDVKAVEYFIKEKFDALDLASYKEFIHFGLTSQDINNTAIPMSLKDAMNQVYIPELLEVVDHLKQLVDEWANVPLLARTHGQPASPTRLGKEIEVFVVRIEEQLNLLNDIPSAAKFGGATGNFNAHKVAYPSIDWRAFGKSFVHDTLKMHHSFPTTQIEHYDHMAALFDGLKRINTILIDLDRDFWTYVSMDYFKQKIKAGEVGSSAMPHKVNPIDFENSEGNLGIANAIFEHLSAKLPISRLQRDLTDSTVLRNIGVPLGHTLIGLRSTVKGLNKLLINEEKIAADLENNWAVVAEAIQTILRREGYPNPYEALKALTRVNSKITKKSMAEFVDTLEVSAAIKKELKAITPQNYTGI
- a CDS encoding gluconate:H+ symporter, with amino-acid sequence MDYQLLLAVIAGISVLLLLILRLKIQAFLALLITCIVVGVIAGMEPKSILDSVKNGMGGTLGFVATVVGLGALFGAILERSGGAQRLAESLLKKFGIDKSPWAIMLTGFFVAIPVFFDVAFIILIPIVYALQKKTGKSLLLYAIPLLAGLAITHTFIPPTPGPIAVAEILGADLGYVIIFGFLAGLPAAVIAGPLLARYLSKRMDITSPEDMVTEMEVPANAPSAGTILLIIAIPIFLIVCNTVLNSPLFEEGALPSWLIFGADLLGHPFVALIIANVVAWYFLGIRKGFTKDELLDISTKSLYPAGVIILLTGAGGAFKQILIDTGAGTMIAESLSGDFFPPVVFGFLVAAIVRVLQGSATVAMITAAGITAPLLGLTETSAPQLAVLVIAIASGASIFSHVNDSGFWLVKQYLGLTEKETFKSWTVMTSLIAIVGLIVSTILWFIV
- a CDS encoding NAD-dependent succinate-semialdehyde dehydrogenase, producing the protein MNIVSTNPYDGTEIAKIKALNLKEIEDKIENAQQTFLSWRNTTFAERSEHLNNVAKELRKNAREYAETMTKEMGKPITQAIAEVEKCAWVCDYYAENAPSQLAPKEIKTDASKSYVRYEPIGVVLAVMPWNYPFWQVFRFIAPALMAGNIGVLKHASNVMQSAENIQKVFERAGLPKGCFQNMAVGSERIENIVRDSRIKAITLTGSKPAGAAVASTAASEIKKSVLELGGSNALVVFDDCNFEETVQTCVQARFQNTGQSCIAGKRLIIHEGIKDKFLDAFAKAVTELKSGDPMDEDTYIGVMAREDLAEELEDQLNKSIAEGAKILIGGHRQKAYFEPTIVTGVTPEMTIFKEETFGPVIGVTAFKTDEEALNLVNQSDFGLGVSIFTESEERMETLIPQFEDGAVFVNDMVKSNPNLPFGGTKISGYGRELSIDGIQEFVNKKTVYIK
- a CDS encoding DUF58 domain-containing protein, encoding MAIIKFIKGFFVHQRLFYALAFIGVLYLISYWFNSLFGITNILLLVLVLAFFVDALVLFRASGKIRGVRELPEKFSNSDANELPVVLENKYPFAVTLDIIDEIPEQFQKRDFSKVIEIPARETRSFVYSLRPTERGEYTFGHLNVYVSTKLKLVKRRYRFEKDQMVKVYPSFIQMKKYAFLALDNRLTMHGMKKIRRLGHTMEFEQIKDYVPGDDARTINWKATAKRASLMVNQFQDEKSQPVYALIDASRVMKMPFKGLTLLDYAINSTLAFSNIALKKKDKVGMLTFAETIKNHLPASSKKTHLQTILEVLYNIDTKFLDSDYGALYNQVKRKITQRSLLLLYTNFEHLTALERQLPYLKALSRKHVLVVIFFQNTELDQLIATPAETLPEVYHKTIAQKADLDKKVMVARLEQYGIQTILTKPDDLTVSTINKYLEIKARGLL